A stretch of Gemmatimonas aurantiaca T-27 DNA encodes these proteins:
- a CDS encoding dipeptidase produces MHATRSGSLWKRIGLGTLLFLVAALVIFHTIVPRVVDSRMNTVVSATLPPVSPQAAALHRTLFVADLHADEMLWGRDLLARVSRGHVDLPRLQEAHVALQVFSAVTKTPRGMNYDQNTGETDNITLLAMAQRWPSETRTSLRARALYQAERLQDAVLRSQGQLTLITSRDSLAAFADRRRGDPAQVAALLAIEGLHALDGKLESVDVLFGAGYRMMGLVHFFDNEVAGSAHGVTHGGLTPLGRQVVQRMETLGIIVDLAHSSQQTVTEVLAMATRPVVVSHTGVAATCAGPRNLTDDQLRAIAANGGLIGIGYWDGAVCEPTLENIVKAIQHAVSVMGVQHVALGSDFDGATRTPFDTRGVLLITEGLLKAGMTPDQVARVMGRNTLEFLFRGLPAAQP; encoded by the coding sequence ATGCATGCGACACGATCGGGATCACTCTGGAAGCGGATCGGCCTCGGCACCCTGCTGTTTCTGGTGGCGGCCCTGGTGATCTTTCACACCATCGTGCCACGAGTGGTGGACAGCCGGATGAACACGGTGGTGAGTGCCACGCTGCCGCCGGTGTCGCCGCAGGCCGCAGCACTGCATCGCACGCTGTTCGTGGCCGACCTGCACGCTGATGAAATGTTGTGGGGTCGCGATCTGCTCGCGCGTGTCTCGCGTGGGCATGTGGATCTGCCGCGTCTGCAGGAAGCGCATGTGGCGTTGCAGGTGTTCAGTGCGGTCACCAAGACGCCGCGTGGCATGAACTACGATCAGAATACCGGCGAGACCGACAACATCACGTTGCTCGCCATGGCGCAGCGATGGCCGAGTGAGACGCGCACCAGTCTGCGCGCCCGGGCGCTGTATCAGGCGGAACGTCTGCAGGATGCGGTGCTGCGTTCGCAGGGGCAGCTCACGCTGATCACGTCACGGGATTCGCTGGCGGCGTTCGCTGATCGTCGTCGAGGCGATCCGGCGCAGGTGGCCGCGTTGCTGGCCATCGAGGGGCTGCACGCGCTCGACGGGAAGCTCGAGAGTGTGGATGTGCTGTTCGGGGCGGGCTACCGCATGATGGGCCTGGTTCACTTCTTCGACAACGAAGTGGCCGGCAGCGCCCACGGTGTCACGCATGGGGGGCTCACGCCGCTGGGCCGGCAGGTGGTTCAGCGCATGGAGACGCTGGGCATCATCGTGGATCTGGCCCATTCGTCGCAGCAGACGGTCACCGAGGTGCTGGCCATGGCCACCCGCCCGGTGGTGGTGTCGCACACCGGCGTGGCGGCCACCTGCGCAGGGCCGCGCAACCTGACCGACGATCAGTTGCGCGCCATCGCTGCCAATGGCGGTTTGATCGGTATCGGGTACTGGGATGGCGCGGTGTGCGAGCCGACGCTGGAGAACATCGTGAAAGCGATCCAGCACGCGGTGAGCGTCATGGGCGTGCAGCATGTGGCGCTGGGGTCCGATTTTGACGGGGCCACCCGCACGCCGTTCGACACGCGCGGGGTTCTGCTGATCACCGAAGGGCTGCTCAAGGCGGGGATGACCCCTGATCAGGTGGCCCGGGTGATGGGACGAAACACCCTGGAGTTCCTCTTCCGAGGATTGCCGGCTGCGCAGCCGTAA
- a CDS encoding cystathionine gamma-lyase produces MMDSAHHPVASTDEGAWQGATRVVRAGLPDAVPGTPYLPGPVFAAPYHAPGDPSQSPYTYGRFDNPSWKGYESALMSLEGGPCVLFPSGMAATAAVLATLVPPGASVLMAAECYYTTRVMATQTFAGGWFASQGMQVVQAPTANDGILHALEHWSGPLAMVWLESPTNPQLDVCDIAAIAARAHALGAIVVVDNTTATPLLQQPLSLGADVCVVSDTKAMTGHGDIVLGHVAVRDGAHADALRMWRTRMGVIPGPMEAWLAHRSLGTLHVRMMQQCRTAQVVAEFLAARAASGSVVRNVRYPGLPGDRAHVLALRQMTHFGGVVSFELPSADAATRFFAASQLVYEATSFGGLHTSAERRARWGGDAVNEGFIRLSVGLEDVNDLVRDLAQALDAI; encoded by the coding sequence ATGATGGATTCCGCTCACCATCCAGTTGCGTCGACCGACGAGGGGGCGTGGCAGGGCGCGACCCGTGTCGTGCGTGCAGGTCTGCCCGATGCCGTGCCGGGCACCCCGTATCTGCCAGGTCCGGTGTTTGCCGCGCCCTATCACGCGCCTGGTGATCCATCGCAGTCCCCATACACGTACGGCCGGTTCGACAACCCGTCGTGGAAGGGCTACGAATCGGCATTGATGTCGCTGGAAGGCGGCCCCTGTGTGCTCTTTCCGAGTGGCATGGCGGCGACAGCGGCGGTATTGGCCACGTTGGTGCCACCTGGCGCTTCGGTGTTGATGGCCGCCGAGTGCTACTACACCACGCGCGTCATGGCCACGCAGACGTTTGCCGGTGGATGGTTTGCATCACAGGGCATGCAGGTGGTGCAGGCGCCCACGGCCAACGACGGCATTCTGCACGCGTTGGAGCACTGGTCGGGTCCGTTGGCGATGGTGTGGCTGGAGTCGCCCACCAATCCGCAGCTCGACGTCTGCGACATTGCGGCCATTGCGGCGCGGGCTCATGCCCTGGGAGCGATCGTGGTGGTGGACAACACCACCGCCACCCCGTTGTTGCAGCAGCCGTTGTCACTGGGTGCCGATGTGTGCGTGGTATCGGACACAAAAGCGATGACCGGACACGGCGACATCGTGCTGGGTCATGTGGCGGTGCGCGATGGTGCGCATGCGGATGCGCTGCGCATGTGGCGAACGCGTATGGGTGTGATTCCGGGACCCATGGAAGCATGGTTGGCCCATCGCTCCTTGGGCACGCTGCACGTGCGGATGATGCAGCAGTGTCGTACCGCGCAGGTGGTGGCGGAATTTCTGGCCGCGCGGGCAGCGAGTGGTTCGGTGGTGCGCAACGTGCGCTATCCCGGGCTCCCCGGTGATCGGGCCCATGTACTCGCCTTGCGTCAGATGACGCATTTTGGCGGTGTGGTCAGCTTCGAGTTGCCCAGTGCCGATGCCGCGACGCGATTTTTTGCGGCGTCGCAGTTGGTGTACGAAGCGACGAGTTTCGGTGGCTTGCACACCAGCGCCGAACGTCGGGCCCGCTGGGGCGGTGATGCGGTGAACGAAGGATTCATCCGACTCAGTGTCGGACTGGAAGACGTGAACGATCTGGTGCGCGATCTCGCGCAGGCACTCGATGCGATCTGA
- a CDS encoding class I SAM-dependent methyltransferase, protein MADVRGDHFSTVSAGYATFRPRYPASLFQALAAVAPVHTLAWDCGCGSGQASVALAEWFGQVHATDVSAAQVQAAQPHARVTYQVAPAQESGLPAGSVALITVAQALHWFDVDAFHAEATRVLMPGGVIAEWSYALMETPAHPAVGQVVNALDADVRAWWPPERRHVDSHYADLAFPFSPVDIGTHHMTVDWTQEQLLGYLATWSAITRVRAGQGHDPLVACAAALAAAWPASDTVRVRWPLTARVGRLARP, encoded by the coding sequence ATGGCCGACGTGCGCGGCGATCATTTCTCCACCGTCTCCGCGGGGTACGCGACCTTCAGGCCGCGTTACCCCGCGTCGCTGTTTCAGGCCCTCGCGGCGGTGGCACCGGTGCACACGCTGGCCTGGGACTGCGGATGTGGTTCCGGCCAGGCCAGTGTGGCGCTGGCCGAGTGGTTCGGGCAGGTCCATGCCACCGATGTGAGCGCGGCGCAGGTGCAGGCGGCACAGCCCCATGCGCGGGTGACGTATCAGGTGGCGCCTGCCCAGGAGAGCGGCCTGCCCGCCGGCAGTGTTGCCCTCATCACCGTGGCCCAGGCACTGCATTGGTTCGATGTGGACGCCTTTCATGCCGAAGCCACGCGTGTGCTCATGCCCGGCGGCGTGATTGCAGAATGGTCGTACGCGCTGATGGAAACACCAGCACATCCCGCGGTTGGCCAGGTCGTGAATGCGCTGGATGCCGATGTGCGGGCGTGGTGGCCACCAGAGCGCCGGCATGTGGATTCGCACTACGCCGATCTGGCCTTTCCGTTCTCGCCGGTCGACATCGGCACGCACCACATGACCGTCGACTGGACGCAGGAACAACTCCTGGGCTATCTCGCCACCTGGTCGGCCATCACCCGTGTCCGTGCCGGTCAGGGGCATGATCCGCTGGTCGCGTGTGCCGCCGCGCTGGCCGCCGCATGGCCGGCGTCTGACACGGTGCGTGTCCGCTGGCCGCTCACCGCGCGTGTGGGACGCCTCGCGCGCCCGTAG
- the mog gene encoding molybdopterin adenylyltransferase, whose amino-acid sequence MISLGIVTISDRASTGVYEDKSGPAIRDVYTRWLATPWQEAYRLVPDEQPAIEAALRELADDVRCPLIVTTGGTGPAPRDVTPEATVAVCDRILPGFGEQMRAVSMQTVPTAILSRQIAGSRGASLIINLPGKPVAIEECLRAVWAAVPYCVELLGGPRLAFTDAAPRHHRPTSA is encoded by the coding sequence ATGATCTCCCTCGGCATCGTCACCATCTCCGATCGGGCCAGCACCGGTGTGTACGAGGACAAGTCCGGGCCGGCGATTCGCGATGTGTACACCCGCTGGCTTGCCACGCCGTGGCAGGAAGCCTACCGGTTGGTGCCCGATGAGCAGCCTGCCATCGAGGCGGCACTGCGCGAACTGGCCGACGATGTGCGCTGCCCGCTCATCGTGACCACGGGTGGTACCGGTCCCGCGCCGCGCGACGTGACGCCGGAAGCCACGGTGGCGGTGTGTGATCGCATTCTGCCCGGCTTTGGGGAACAGATGCGCGCCGTCTCCATGCAGACCGTGCCAACGGCGATCCTTTCGCGGCAGATCGCCGGATCGCGTGGTGCCTCGCTGATCATCAACCTGCCCGGCAAACCCGTCGCCATCGAAGAATGTCTGCGGGCCGTGTGGGCCGCGGTGCCCTACTGCGTGGAGTTGCTCGGCGGACCACGTCTCGCCTTCACCGACGCGGCGCCCCGTCATCATCGTCCGACGTCTGCATGA
- a CDS encoding Trm112 family protein, translating to MSLSPTLLEILVCPKSKAPLEYHAGPPEVLICRESRLVYRVEEGVPVMLIDEAEPLDEARYPRPV from the coding sequence ATGAGTCTGTCTCCCACGCTGCTCGAGATCCTGGTGTGCCCCAAGAGCAAGGCGCCGCTCGAGTATCATGCCGGTCCACCGGAAGTGCTGATCTGCCGCGAGAGTCGCCTGGTGTATCGCGTGGAGGAGGGGGTTCCGGTGATGCTCATCGATGAAGCGGAGCCGCTGGACGAAGCGCGCTATCCGCGTCCGGTTTGA
- a CDS encoding serine/threonine-protein kinase yields MTLPTTPNEPIAIGKYQILDLAGEGAMGAVYRARDTVLNRLVAIKVMNATIARDQSLRDRFLREAQSAGSLQHPNVVTIYDFGELDGHLFIAMEYVEGKDLETLLAEPNGLTLQTRLEIMIDVLAGLAYAHQHGIVHRDLKPANIRVTPEPRGKLMDFGVAHLESQKMTQTGVMIGTPNYMAPEYISGKPVTASSDIFSMGAVLYEVLTGRKPFLGDTLHALLFSVVQNDPEPPSVVAPGVPRALDAVVMRAMAKDPAERYASALEMAQALTAVRASLSGAPYNDSLALSQTLAHKVAAKGADVAREAVAREVASATRGGRTVPPTGAADSSTPTAPRKTGRLLVSGVAAVGVLAAAGFAFMRSSGGDAESAPAAAQVAVSPSLDGGANDGANGAAGANGDVAAGGAGRGADVAPTPAGQSARPVAGNVGGPVAGPISGGGASGSGRAPSTTQPAARVAGSAQGSAGSVPASGASAAPSANAPAVQPPPVQQAPSSAPPVVEPTVTAPVASAPAASVPAAPVVETRSSQNEMRDLIARYARAISARDINAVRAAYPGISRDQQQGFERFFSSTKSLSASLLLGGLEVHDRTADGRVTGTYEFVGGSGRKEVQMVSFRAQFERDGDSWRLTSVR; encoded by the coding sequence ATGACCCTCCCCACGACGCCGAACGAACCGATCGCGATCGGGAAATACCAGATCCTCGACCTGGCCGGAGAAGGGGCCATGGGGGCTGTGTATCGCGCGCGCGATACCGTGCTCAATCGACTGGTTGCGATCAAGGTCATGAACGCCACGATCGCGCGCGATCAAAGCCTGCGCGATCGTTTCCTGCGTGAGGCGCAGTCGGCGGGATCATTGCAGCATCCGAACGTCGTCACGATCTATGACTTCGGCGAACTCGATGGCCATCTGTTCATCGCCATGGAGTACGTGGAAGGCAAAGATCTCGAGACACTGCTGGCGGAGCCAAATGGCCTCACACTGCAGACCCGGCTCGAGATCATGATCGATGTGCTGGCTGGTCTGGCGTACGCCCACCAGCACGGCATCGTGCACCGCGACCTCAAGCCGGCCAACATCCGCGTGACGCCCGAGCCGCGCGGCAAGTTGATGGACTTCGGTGTGGCGCACCTCGAGTCGCAGAAGATGACGCAGACCGGCGTCATGATCGGTACGCCGAACTACATGGCGCCCGAGTACATCTCCGGCAAGCCGGTCACCGCGTCCAGCGACATCTTCTCGATGGGTGCGGTGCTGTACGAAGTCCTCACGGGCCGTAAGCCGTTTCTGGGTGACACCTTGCACGCGTTGCTGTTCAGCGTGGTGCAGAATGATCCCGAACCGCCCAGTGTCGTGGCCCCGGGTGTGCCGCGTGCGCTCGATGCGGTGGTGATGCGTGCGATGGCCAAGGATCCGGCGGAGCGTTACGCGTCGGCGCTCGAGATGGCGCAGGCGTTGACGGCGGTGCGCGCGTCGTTGAGTGGTGCCCCGTACAACGATTCCCTGGCGCTCAGTCAGACGCTGGCCCACAAGGTGGCCGCGAAGGGCGCCGATGTGGCACGCGAAGCTGTGGCCCGCGAGGTTGCCTCGGCGACGCGCGGTGGTCGCACGGTGCCGCCCACCGGGGCGGCCGATTCTTCGACGCCGACCGCACCACGCAAGACGGGCCGCTTGCTCGTGTCGGGTGTGGCGGCCGTGGGCGTGCTTGCCGCAGCGGGTTTCGCGTTCATGCGGAGTTCCGGTGGTGACGCGGAGAGTGCGCCGGCAGCGGCACAGGTGGCCGTGTCACCGTCGCTGGATGGTGGCGCCAATGACGGAGCCAATGGCGCCGCTGGTGCCAATGGTGATGTGGCTGCCGGTGGTGCTGGCCGTGGTGCCGATGTCGCGCCGACGCCTGCGGGGCAGTCGGCCCGTCCGGTTGCCGGCAACGTTGGTGGTCCGGTTGCAGGTCCGATCAGTGGCGGTGGTGCATCAGGATCGGGGCGTGCACCATCTACAACGCAGCCTGCGGCACGCGTCGCGGGTTCAGCACAGGGCTCGGCGGGTTCTGTACCGGCGTCTGGAGCGAGTGCCGCACCATCGGCGAATGCACCCGCCGTGCAACCGCCGCCGGTTCAGCAGGCGCCCAGCAGTGCCCCTCCGGTCGTGGAGCCCACAGTCACGGCTCCGGTGGCGAGCGCACCGGCCGCCAGCGTGCCGGCTGCGCCTGTTGTGGAAACGCGATCGTCGCAAAACGAGATGCGCGATCTGATCGCGCGTTACGCCCGCGCCATTTCTGCGCGCGACATCAATGCGGTGCGGGCAGCATATCCGGGTATCTCACGCGATCAGCAGCAGGGCTTCGAACGGTTCTTCTCCTCCACCAAGTCGTTGAGTGCTTCGCTGCTGCTCGGCGGTCTCGAAGTACATGATCGCACGGCGGATGGTCGCGTCACGGGCACGTACGAATTCGTGGGTGGTAGTGGACGCAAGGAAGTGCAGATGGTGTCGTTCCGCGCGCAGTTCGAGCGCGACGGAGACAGTTGGCGGCTGACCAGCGTGCGGTGA
- a CDS encoding amidase translates to MRSEQDERDVTHDNGERTIDRRRFMTAAGLTTLAAVAGVGCAGDPAPVQGASGKAAGTSGAASGDGQPAFVHNEATIASLQEQMQRGSLTSTALTEAYLARIAAVDAAGPTLRSVLETNPDALTIAAERDAERKAGKVRGPLHGIPVLVKDNLDTGDRMQTTAGSLALVGTPATRDAHVVAKLREAGAVIIGKTNLSEWANFRSTRSSSGWSGRGGQTKHPYVLDRNPCGSSSGTGTAIAANLATVGIGTETDGSIICPSSICGLVGLKPTVGLVSRAGIIPISATQDTAGPMTRSVSDAAALLQAIAGRDEQDPSTSAAPAATPDYAAALVKGALKGARIGVGRNLAGFNPAADAAFNKAIDTLRAAGAVIVDPANVPTVGKYDDAEFQVLLYEFKDGLNRYLASRGETVSHKTLAALIAYNREHADTEMPWFAQEIFEQAEAKGPLTDAAYRNALELCRRASREQGLDALFREHQLDALVAPSNAPSWVTDHVNGDKYSGGNSSVAAVAGYPSLTVPMAYVHGLPLGISFIGLAWSEAKLLGYGYDFEQQVMARQAPKFLRTVE, encoded by the coding sequence ATGCGATCTGAACAGGATGAGCGTGACGTGACACACGACAACGGCGAACGCACCATCGATCGTCGGCGTTTCATGACGGCGGCGGGGCTGACCACGCTGGCCGCAGTGGCGGGCGTTGGATGCGCCGGCGATCCCGCGCCGGTGCAGGGCGCATCGGGCAAGGCGGCCGGTACGAGTGGCGCTGCGAGTGGTGACGGGCAGCCGGCGTTTGTGCACAACGAAGCGACGATCGCCAGTCTGCAGGAGCAGATGCAGCGCGGGTCGCTCACGTCGACGGCACTCACCGAAGCCTATCTCGCCCGCATCGCCGCCGTGGATGCGGCAGGGCCCACGCTGCGCAGTGTGCTCGAAACCAATCCTGATGCGCTCACGATCGCGGCGGAACGCGACGCCGAGCGCAAGGCGGGCAAGGTGCGTGGTCCGCTGCACGGTATCCCGGTGTTGGTGAAGGACAATCTCGACACCGGTGATCGCATGCAGACCACGGCGGGTTCGTTGGCGCTGGTGGGCACGCCGGCCACGCGCGATGCACACGTGGTCGCGAAGCTGCGTGAGGCGGGGGCCGTGATCATCGGCAAAACCAATCTCAGCGAGTGGGCCAACTTCCGTTCCACTCGCTCGTCGAGCGGATGGAGTGGCCGTGGTGGGCAGACCAAACATCCCTATGTCCTCGATCGCAATCCGTGTGGTTCGAGTTCCGGTACGGGCACGGCGATCGCGGCCAATCTGGCCACGGTGGGTATAGGCACCGAGACGGACGGATCGATCATCTGTCCGAGTTCGATTTGTGGCCTGGTGGGGCTCAAGCCGACGGTGGGGCTGGTGAGTCGCGCGGGCATCATTCCGATTTCGGCCACGCAGGACACCGCCGGTCCGATGACGCGCAGCGTGTCCGACGCAGCCGCGCTGTTGCAGGCGATCGCGGGGCGCGATGAACAGGATCCGTCCACCAGTGCGGCGCCGGCTGCAACGCCCGACTATGCCGCGGCTCTGGTGAAGGGCGCGCTCAAGGGCGCGCGCATCGGTGTGGGCCGCAATCTCGCGGGCTTCAATCCGGCAGCCGATGCGGCGTTCAACAAAGCCATCGACACGCTGCGGGCGGCTGGTGCGGTGATTGTCGATCCGGCCAACGTGCCAACCGTGGGCAAATACGACGATGCCGAGTTCCAGGTGCTGTTGTACGAGTTCAAGGACGGACTCAATCGCTATCTGGCGTCACGTGGCGAGACGGTGTCGCACAAGACGCTGGCGGCCCTCATCGCGTACAATCGCGAGCACGCGGACACGGAGATGCCGTGGTTTGCGCAGGAGATCTTCGAGCAGGCCGAAGCCAAGGGGCCACTCACCGATGCGGCGTACCGCAATGCGCTCGAGTTGTGCCGTCGCGCGTCACGTGAGCAGGGACTCGATGCGCTGTTCCGCGAGCATCAACTGGACGCACTGGTGGCACCATCGAATGCACCATCGTGGGTGACCGATCATGTGAACGGTGACAAGTACAGTGGCGGCAATTCTTCGGTGGCGGCCGTGGCCGGCTATCCATCGCTGACAGTGCCGATGGCCTACGTGCATGGGCTGCCACTGGGCATCAGCTTCATCGGGCTCGCGTGGAGCGAAGCGAAGCTGTTGGGTTATGGCTATGACTTCGAGCAGCAGGTGATGGCGCGTCAGGCGCCGAAGTTTCTGAGGACGGTGGAATGA